One genomic window of Streptomyces spiramyceticus includes the following:
- a CDS encoding LysM peptidoglycan-binding domain-containing M23 family metallopeptidase gives MPAKGKHRRPRSNSITRGFVAAGTGGAALALPLIAATGANAAEKAAPAAASSPVTQKAAEKVTKKAAQAAAKKTGTKTYSVVSGDYLSKIADRENVRGGWQKLYADNREVVGGNPSFILPGMKLTIGAKAPAEAPAAPQAKAEVKPEAKPQAKAAAKPETSTVTGSGFSAPVPAGVTTPYRAAGGSWSSGYHTGVDFAASSGTPVKAVSSGTVVSAGWGGAYGNEVVIKHDDGRYSQYAHLSSLAVSSGQRVGGGIQIGLSGSTGNSTGPHLHFEIRTGPGYGSDVDPLAYLRGNGVSI, from the coding sequence ATGCCTGCAAAGGGTAAGCACCGCCGCCCGAGGTCGAACTCGATCACTCGCGGTTTTGTCGCCGCGGGCACGGGCGGAGCCGCACTCGCACTCCCGCTCATTGCCGCCACCGGCGCGAATGCCGCGGAGAAGGCCGCCCCGGCCGCCGCCTCCTCGCCCGTGACGCAGAAGGCTGCGGAGAAGGTCACCAAGAAGGCCGCGCAGGCAGCTGCGAAGAAGACCGGCACGAAGACCTACTCCGTCGTCTCCGGCGACTATCTGTCGAAGATCGCCGACCGGGAGAACGTGCGCGGCGGCTGGCAGAAGCTGTACGCCGACAACCGTGAGGTCGTCGGCGGCAACCCCTCGTTCATCCTTCCGGGCATGAAGCTCACCATCGGCGCCAAGGCGCCGGCCGAGGCCCCCGCCGCCCCCCAGGCCAAGGCCGAGGTCAAGCCCGAGGCCAAGCCGCAGGCCAAGGCGGCGGCCAAGCCCGAGACCAGCACCGTCACCGGCTCCGGCTTCTCCGCCCCGGTCCCCGCGGGCGTCACCACGCCGTACCGCGCCGCCGGTGGCAGCTGGTCCAGCGGCTACCACACGGGCGTCGACTTCGCCGCGTCGAGCGGCACGCCGGTCAAGGCCGTCAGCTCCGGCACCGTCGTCTCCGCCGGATGGGGCGGTGCGTACGGCAACGAGGTCGTCATCAAGCACGACGACGGCCGGTACTCGCAGTACGCCCACCTGTCCTCGCTGGCCGTCTCGTCCGGCCAGCGCGTCGGCGGCGGCATCCAGATCGGTCTCTCCGGCAGCACGGGCAACTCCACCGGCCCGCACCTGCACTTCGAGATCCGGACCGGCCCGGGCTACGGCTCGGACGTCGACCCGCTGGCCTACCTGCGCGGCAACGGCGTCTCCATCTGA
- a CDS encoding SGNH/GDSL hydrolase family protein codes for MADDSRSFSAGTIGSYAAIGDSFTEGVGDPGPDGAFIGWADRLAVLLDDRVPEHTFRYANLAVRGRLLDQIVEEQVPRARELAPDLVSFCAGGNDILRPGSDPDDVAERFERAVADLTNAVGTVMVTTGFDTRGVPVLRHLRGKIATYTAHVRAVADRYDCPVLDLWSLKSVQDRRAWDGDRLHLSPEGHTRVALRAAQVLGLDVPADPDQAWPPQAPRGTLEARKDNIQWAREHLVPWIGRRLRGESSGDHVEAKRPDLLPL; via the coding sequence GTGGCAGACGATTCGAGATCATTCAGTGCAGGCACCATCGGGTCGTACGCGGCGATCGGCGACAGCTTCACCGAAGGAGTCGGCGACCCCGGACCCGACGGTGCGTTCATCGGCTGGGCCGACAGGCTGGCCGTACTCCTCGACGACCGCGTCCCCGAGCACACGTTCCGCTATGCCAACCTCGCCGTGCGCGGCCGCCTCCTCGACCAGATCGTGGAGGAACAGGTCCCGCGCGCCCGGGAACTGGCCCCCGATCTGGTGAGTTTCTGCGCGGGAGGCAACGACATCCTCCGGCCCGGCAGCGACCCCGACGACGTCGCCGAGCGCTTCGAGCGGGCCGTGGCCGACCTCACCAACGCCGTGGGCACCGTCATGGTGACCACCGGCTTCGACACGCGGGGCGTGCCCGTCCTGCGCCATCTGCGGGGCAAGATCGCGACGTACACGGCGCACGTACGGGCCGTCGCCGACCGCTACGACTGCCCGGTGCTCGACCTGTGGTCGCTCAAGTCCGTTCAGGACAGGCGCGCTTGGGACGGGGACCGGCTGCACCTCTCGCCCGAGGGGCACACACGCGTCGCGCTGCGCGCGGCACAGGTGCTCGGGCTCGACGTGCCGGCCGACCCGGACCAGGCATGGCCGCCGCAGGCACCGCGCGGCACGCTGGAGGCGCGCAAGGACAACATCCAGTGGGCGCGCGAGCACCTGGTGCCGTGGATCGGGCGGCGGCTGCGCGGCGAGTCGTCAGGCGATCACGTCGAGGCGAAGAGGCCCGACCTGCTGCCGCTCTGA
- a CDS encoding STM4011 family radical SAM protein: MDLTILYRGPLASCDYDCPYCPFAKRRDSPGQLRADRAALERFTAWAAAQTGDRLSVLFTPWGEGLVRSWYRQALTELSRLPHIARVAIQTNLSCRTDWLAQADLDTLALWCTYHPGQTPYDRFLAKCRELTAMGARFSVGVVGFPEHLDEARRLRAALPDEVYLWVNAAEGRTYTDEEAGRWTALDPLFPYSRHPHRSAGLPCRTGESVISVDGDGTVRRCHFVRSELGNLYDGSYRQALGPRACPLAVCDCHIGYVHLETLPLYDAFAGGVLERIPVGHSERQQVGPLRLDVIA, translated from the coding sequence ATGGACCTGACAATTCTCTACCGCGGCCCGCTCGCCTCCTGCGACTACGACTGTCCGTACTGCCCCTTCGCCAAGCGCCGCGACAGCCCAGGGCAGTTGCGCGCCGACCGCGCCGCGCTGGAGCGTTTCACCGCCTGGGCCGCCGCGCAGACCGGCGACCGCCTCTCAGTGCTCTTCACCCCCTGGGGCGAGGGCCTGGTCCGCTCCTGGTACCGCCAGGCGCTCACCGAGCTGTCCCGGCTGCCGCACATCGCGCGCGTCGCCATCCAGACGAACCTCAGCTGCCGCACCGACTGGCTCGCACAGGCCGACCTCGACACGCTCGCGCTGTGGTGCACCTACCATCCGGGCCAGACCCCGTACGACCGCTTCCTCGCCAAGTGCCGCGAGCTGACGGCGATGGGCGCGCGCTTCAGCGTCGGTGTCGTCGGCTTCCCCGAGCACCTCGACGAGGCGCGACGGCTGCGCGCCGCCCTCCCCGACGAGGTGTATCTCTGGGTCAACGCGGCCGAGGGCCGCACCTATACGGACGAGGAAGCCGGCCGCTGGACCGCCCTGGACCCCCTCTTCCCGTACAGCCGCCACCCGCACCGCTCGGCCGGACTGCCCTGCCGTACGGGCGAGTCGGTGATCTCGGTGGACGGCGACGGCACGGTGCGCCGCTGCCACTTCGTCCGCTCAGAGCTCGGCAATCTCTACGACGGCTCGTACCGGCAGGCGCTGGGCCCGCGCGCATGCCCCCTCGCCGTCTGCGACTGTCACATCGGCTATGTCCACCTGGAGACGCTGCCGTTGTACGACGCCTTCGCGGGCGGCGTCCTCGAACGCATACCCGTCGGGCATTCAGAGCGGCAGCAGGTCGGGCCTCTTCGCCTCGACGTGATCGCCTGA
- a CDS encoding STM4012 family radical SAM protein has product MSTTTPRPYQSYVYAYPHKTAYRELKNRPALRDLWAGEPKNALSLYLHIPFCEVRCGFCNLFTRIGAPDELTGRYLDALDRQATAVRDALDETRDKEGDEAGDRARDGGGTRFAAAAFGGGTPTFLTACELERLCDIAEKRMGADLRAVPLSVEASPATATADRLAVLADRGTTRLSLGIQSFVDAEARAAVRPQRRADVEAALGRIRDARIPVLNIDLIYGIEGQTSDTWRVSLDAALAWRPEELYLYPLYVRPLTGLGRSGSEAEADATWDAQRLRLYREGRDHLVEHGYEQVSMRMFRRKDAPKQSADDYACQTDGMIGLGCGARSYTSALHYSFDYAVDMREIRSIIDDYTTTEDFSRAEVGRYVDGDEARRRHLLQSLLQADGMPLAEYADRFGAAPADDFPAELDRFAARGWLDDTADPGLLRLSPEGLAHSDALGPELFSHSVRAAMAAYELK; this is encoded by the coding sequence ATGAGCACCACGACGCCCCGCCCGTACCAGAGTTACGTCTACGCCTACCCGCACAAAACGGCGTACCGCGAGCTGAAGAACCGTCCCGCGCTGCGCGATCTGTGGGCGGGCGAGCCCAAGAACGCCCTCTCCCTCTACCTCCACATACCGTTCTGCGAGGTCCGCTGCGGCTTCTGCAACCTCTTCACCCGGATCGGCGCCCCCGACGAGCTGACCGGCCGGTATCTCGACGCGCTCGACCGCCAGGCCACCGCCGTACGCGACGCCCTCGACGAGACCCGAGACAAGGAGGGAGACGAGGCCGGAGACAGGGCCCGAGACGGCGGCGGGACCCGCTTCGCCGCCGCTGCGTTCGGCGGCGGCACCCCCACCTTCCTCACCGCCTGCGAGCTGGAGCGGCTCTGCGACATCGCCGAGAAGCGGATGGGCGCGGACCTGCGTGCCGTACCGCTCTCCGTCGAGGCGTCCCCCGCGACCGCGACGGCCGACCGGCTCGCCGTGCTCGCCGACCGCGGTACGACGCGCCTCAGCCTCGGAATCCAGAGCTTCGTCGACGCAGAGGCCCGCGCGGCCGTGCGCCCGCAGCGCCGCGCCGACGTCGAGGCGGCCCTCGGCCGCATCCGCGACGCCCGTATCCCCGTCCTCAACATCGACCTGATCTACGGCATAGAGGGCCAGACCTCGGACACTTGGCGCGTGTCGCTCGACGCCGCGCTCGCCTGGCGGCCCGAGGAGCTCTACCTCTACCCCTTGTACGTACGCCCGCTGACCGGCCTCGGACGAAGCGGCAGCGAAGCCGAAGCCGACGCCACCTGGGACGCCCAGCGGCTGCGGCTCTACCGCGAGGGCCGGGACCACCTCGTCGAGCACGGCTACGAGCAGGTGTCGATGCGGATGTTCCGCCGCAAGGACGCGCCGAAGCAGTCGGCCGACGACTACGCCTGCCAGACCGACGGCATGATCGGCCTCGGCTGCGGAGCCCGGTCGTACACCTCCGCGCTCCACTACTCCTTCGACTACGCCGTCGACATGCGCGAAATACGGTCGATCATCGACGACTACACCACCACCGAGGACTTCTCCCGTGCCGAGGTCGGCCGGTACGTCGACGGCGACGAGGCACGCCGCCGCCACCTGCTCCAGTCGCTCCTGCAGGCAGACGGAATGCCCCTGGCCGAGTACGCCGACCGGTTCGGCGCCGCGCCTGCCGACGACTTCCCCGCCGAGCTCGACCGCTTCGCGGCGCGCGGCTGGCTCGACGACACGGCAGACCCCGGCCTGCTTCGCCTGTCCCCCGAGGGCCTCGCGCATTCCGACGCGCTCGGCCCCGAGCTCTTCTCCCACTCCGTACGGGCCGCCATGGCCGCGTACGAACTGAAATGA
- a CDS encoding STM4013/SEN3800 family hydrolase, with protein sequence MNKIVGSHDLLLVTLDTLRHDVAAELAAAGRIPNLVAHLPGGVWEKRHAPGSFTYASHQAIFAGFLPTPAAQGPHPRLFAARFAGSETTAERTFVFDTPDLVSGLADAGYRTVCIGGVGFFNRQGPLGSVLPGMFQESHWEPEFGVASPVSFEEQVARAEKVVAGLPAEQRLFLFVNVSALHQPNWFHLPGATREAGDTRATHAAALEYVDRHIGRLFAAASSRRPCFAIVCSDHGTAYGDDGYTGHRLGHEAVWTVPYAHFTLDQGATR encoded by the coding sequence ATGAACAAGATCGTGGGCAGCCACGATCTGCTGCTCGTCACCCTCGACACTCTGCGCCACGACGTCGCCGCCGAACTGGCTGCCGCCGGACGCATCCCGAACCTGGTCGCCCATCTGCCCGGCGGCGTCTGGGAGAAGCGGCACGCGCCCGGCAGTTTCACCTACGCCTCGCACCAGGCGATCTTCGCGGGTTTCCTGCCCACGCCCGCCGCGCAGGGCCCCCACCCGCGGCTCTTCGCGGCGCGCTTCGCGGGCAGCGAGACCACCGCCGAGCGCACCTTCGTCTTCGACACCCCCGACCTGGTCTCCGGCCTCGCGGACGCCGGCTACCGCACGGTGTGCATCGGCGGCGTCGGCTTCTTCAACCGGCAGGGCCCGCTGGGCTCGGTGCTGCCCGGGATGTTCCAGGAGAGCCATTGGGAGCCGGAGTTCGGTGTGGCGTCCCCCGTCTCCTTCGAGGAGCAGGTGGCCCGGGCCGAGAAGGTCGTCGCCGGACTGCCCGCCGAGCAGCGGCTGTTCCTGTTCGTCAATGTCTCCGCACTGCACCAGCCCAACTGGTTCCACCTGCCCGGCGCCACCCGCGAGGCCGGCGACACCCGCGCGACCCATGCCGCCGCCCTGGAGTACGTCGACCGGCACATCGGCAGGCTCTTCGCCGCCGCGAGCAGCCGCCGCCCCTGCTTTGCGATCGTCTGCTCCGACCACGGCACGGCGTACGGCGACGACGGATACACCGGCCACCGCCTCGGTCACGAGGCCGTCTGGACCGTCCCCTACGCCCACTTCACTCTCGATCAGGGGGCCACCCGATGA
- a CDS encoding STM4014 family protein: protein MSPSTSSAEPRFAVVGNPANRRVALFQDAVAAVGLPAARVVPWLDVLRQGASFQPGEIVRIDSPGEDPDVERLLRGVGDATRVEGSARWYERFTAAVRDVGQAAEGCTLLDDPDELAVLFDKRLCHAVLHRAGVPVPPSPTSGAPVLPVRGWSDVRELLRSHRMPRAFVKLAHGSSASGVLAVETAGSGRVRATTSVERDSEGRLFNSLRVRLCTTEREVAAIVDALAPDGLHIERWLPKASQRGRAADLRVVVVGGRATHAVVRTSRSPMTNLHLGGARGNLDEARAAVETAGGSWADALGMCERASACFPRTLCVGVDLLPAVGWRRFAVGEVNAFGDLLPNLTGLPGSGAEGLDTYAAQVAAVQLQRAVQHTARNHHAIT from the coding sequence ATGTCGCCGTCGACGAGTAGCGCGGAGCCGCGATTCGCGGTGGTCGGCAATCCCGCCAACCGCCGCGTCGCGCTCTTCCAGGACGCCGTGGCCGCCGTCGGCCTGCCCGCCGCACGCGTTGTGCCGTGGCTCGACGTCCTCCGCCAAGGCGCCTCCTTCCAGCCGGGCGAGATCGTACGGATCGACTCGCCCGGGGAAGACCCCGACGTCGAGCGGCTGTTGCGCGGTGTCGGCGACGCCACCCGGGTGGAGGGCTCGGCGCGCTGGTACGAGCGGTTCACGGCGGCCGTACGGGACGTGGGGCAGGCGGCGGAGGGCTGCACTCTGCTCGACGACCCCGACGAGCTGGCGGTGCTGTTCGACAAGCGGCTGTGTCATGCCGTGCTGCACCGTGCGGGCGTTCCCGTGCCGCCTTCGCCTACATCCGGGGCGCCGGTACTGCCCGTGCGAGGCTGGTCGGACGTACGCGAACTGCTGCGCTCGCACCGTATGCCGCGCGCTTTCGTCAAGCTCGCGCACGGCTCGTCCGCCTCCGGTGTGCTGGCCGTCGAGACGGCGGGCTCCGGGCGGGTGCGGGCCACCACATCGGTGGAGCGCGACAGCGAGGGGCGGCTCTTCAACTCCCTTCGTGTACGTCTCTGTACGACCGAACGTGAGGTCGCCGCGATCGTCGACGCGCTCGCGCCCGACGGCCTGCACATCGAGCGCTGGCTGCCCAAAGCCTCCCAGCGGGGCCGGGCCGCCGACCTGCGGGTGGTGGTCGTCGGCGGCCGGGCCACCCATGCCGTCGTACGGACCAGCCGCTCCCCCATGACCAATCTCCACCTCGGCGGCGCCCGCGGAAACCTCGACGAGGCCCGCGCGGCCGTCGAGACGGCGGGCGGCAGCTGGGCCGACGCCCTGGGGATGTGCGAGCGGGCCTCGGCCTGCTTCCCGCGCACGCTCTGTGTGGGCGTCGATCTGCTGCCCGCGGTCGGCTGGCGCCGCTTCGCCGTCGGCGAGGTCAATGCGTTCGGCGATCTGCTGCCGAACCTCACCGGCCTGCCCGGGAGCGGCGCCGAGGGCCTGGACACCTACGCGGCGCAGGTCGCCGCCGTACAGCTACAGCGCGCCGTACAGCACACAGCAAGGAACCACCATGCAATCACCTGA
- a CDS encoding STM4015 family protein, producing MTGIDHPETFHGLPVHTLAEPDDQHAPPLPPADSVAWRLDCLWNEDNPFPELWDRFLASVDSTQVRALVLGPWWHDEYSPLRPVLDLILADADRFPALRALFVADVMSEECEVSWLEMTDVTPCLEAFPLLEELTVRGCGDAVSEQDVLSLRPVRHDALKVLRFESGGLPGSVVRAVGASTLPALERLELWLGVTHYGGDATVADLAPLLSGGAFPRLRHLGLQNSEIQDEIAVAVASAPVVAQLDSLALSMGTLSGAGAEALLGGQPLTHLRDLDLHHHYIQEPIQQRLRKVLEPHGVRLNLDQADYWDPEDDEPRYVAVDE from the coding sequence ATGACCGGCATCGACCACCCCGAGACGTTCCACGGACTGCCCGTCCACACGCTTGCCGAGCCCGACGACCAGCACGCCCCGCCGCTCCCGCCCGCGGACTCCGTGGCCTGGCGCCTGGACTGTCTGTGGAACGAGGACAATCCGTTCCCCGAACTGTGGGACCGCTTCCTCGCGTCCGTCGACTCCACGCAGGTCAGAGCGCTGGTGCTCGGCCCGTGGTGGCACGACGAATACTCACCCCTGCGTCCCGTCCTCGACCTGATCCTCGCGGACGCCGACCGCTTCCCCGCCCTGCGTGCGCTGTTCGTCGCCGACGTCATGAGTGAGGAGTGCGAGGTGTCGTGGCTGGAGATGACGGACGTCACGCCCTGCCTAGAAGCGTTCCCGCTGCTCGAAGAGCTGACGGTGCGCGGCTGCGGCGACGCCGTCTCGGAACAGGACGTCCTGTCCCTGCGGCCGGTCCGCCACGATGCGCTGAAAGTGCTGCGCTTCGAATCCGGCGGCCTGCCCGGTTCCGTCGTCAGGGCTGTCGGCGCCTCCACGCTGCCCGCGCTGGAGCGCCTCGAACTCTGGCTCGGGGTCACGCATTACGGCGGCGACGCGACGGTCGCCGACCTCGCACCCCTGCTCTCCGGCGGCGCCTTCCCACGCCTGAGGCACCTGGGGTTGCAGAACAGCGAGATCCAGGACGAGATCGCGGTCGCCGTCGCCTCGGCTCCGGTCGTCGCCCAGCTGGACTCGCTCGCCCTCTCGATGGGCACCCTCAGCGGCGCCGGTGCCGAGGCCCTGCTCGGCGGCCAGCCGCTGACCCACCTCCGGGACCTGGACCTCCACCACCACTACATCCAGGAGCCGATCCAGCAGCGCCTGCGGAAGGTGCTCGAACCACACGGCGTGCGGCTCAACCTGGACCAGGCCGACTACTGGGACCCCGAGGACGACGAGCCCCGCTATGTCGCCGTCGACGAGTAG
- a CDS encoding STM4015 family protein: MSHVDHLQELLGLPAVDFHPAPSPLPAPDAAAWRISVNPYDDDPPWDEVFDEFLKTVDPGQVRALIIGQWGEAYDNDSSFPINLVIAAAERLTALEAVFVGDMTSEQNEISWIEQSNVTGLLSAFPRLLELGVRGGSQLRFPPVHHTRLRSLVFESGGLPAEVVRGVIESELPSLDHLDLWLGVSEYGGDTEITDLAPLLSGSRFPGLRHLGLRNSEIQNEIAAAIASAPVVARLDTLDLSNGTLGDEGAAALLEGQPLTHLECLDLHHHFLSEEMERRVADALEPHGVHVDVSEREEPWDGRGAEGRYTAVAE, from the coding sequence ATGTCCCACGTGGACCATCTGCAGGAGTTGCTCGGCCTCCCGGCCGTCGACTTCCACCCCGCCCCATCGCCCTTGCCCGCCCCGGACGCCGCCGCGTGGCGCATCTCCGTGAACCCGTACGACGACGACCCGCCCTGGGACGAGGTGTTCGACGAATTCCTGAAGACCGTCGACCCCGGACAGGTGCGCGCGCTGATCATCGGCCAGTGGGGCGAGGCGTACGACAACGATTCGAGCTTCCCCATCAACCTGGTCATCGCCGCCGCCGAACGGCTGACCGCCCTGGAGGCCGTATTCGTCGGCGACATGACCTCCGAGCAGAACGAGATCTCCTGGATCGAGCAGTCCAATGTCACGGGCCTGCTCAGCGCGTTCCCCCGCCTACTGGAGCTCGGTGTGCGCGGCGGCAGCCAGCTCCGCTTCCCGCCGGTGCACCACACACGGCTGCGCTCGCTCGTCTTCGAGTCCGGCGGCCTCCCGGCGGAGGTGGTGCGCGGCGTCATCGAGAGTGAACTCCCCTCCCTGGACCACCTCGACCTCTGGCTCGGCGTCTCGGAGTACGGCGGCGACACCGAGATCACCGACCTCGCACCACTGCTGTCCGGCTCCCGCTTCCCCGGGCTGCGCCACCTCGGTCTGCGCAACAGCGAGATTCAGAACGAGATCGCGGCCGCTATCGCGTCGGCCCCCGTCGTCGCCCGGCTGGACACCCTCGACCTGTCGAACGGAACCCTTGGTGACGAGGGTGCGGCCGCGCTGCTCGAAGGGCAGCCGCTCACCCATCTCGAATGCCTCGACCTGCACCATCACTTCCTCTCCGAGGAAATGGAGCGCCGGGTGGCCGACGCGCTGGAGCCGCACGGCGTGCACGTCGACGTATCGGAGCGTGAGGAGCCGTGGGACGGCCGCGGCGCCGAGGGCCGCTACACGGCAGTGGCGGAGTGA
- a CDS encoding carbohydrate kinase family protein, with the protein MVSVQKSEHSVYDVLVIGGSGVDTVVRVDSLPVPLADSVGVPPIREWPGHTGGNVALGCRALGLQVKFLDFIGDDWIGGQVRERLAKGGVDFEPLISPAGTRRAVNLVDTSTGRRMSFYDARDTEDLRMPRDFYLQHLRRAGHVHLSIVNFARHLLDDIEELRVPVSTDLHDWDGLDDYHREFALRSDLVFLSASGAGERIASVMREILREGRAEAVVATAGAGGSYLLTRDGIRTPRPIPATVPPGPVLDSNGAGDAYVSGFLYGRLSGRDLEECARLGARAGAHACTTEGNTDLIGPGDLLALHA; encoded by the coding sequence ATGGTGTCTGTACAAAAGTCCGAGCACTCGGTGTACGACGTCCTGGTCATCGGCGGCAGCGGGGTGGATACGGTCGTCCGCGTCGACTCGCTGCCCGTACCCCTCGCCGACTCGGTCGGCGTGCCACCCATCCGGGAGTGGCCGGGCCACACCGGCGGCAACGTCGCCCTGGGTTGCCGGGCCCTGGGACTCCAGGTGAAATTCCTCGATTTCATCGGCGACGACTGGATCGGCGGACAGGTCCGGGAGCGGCTCGCCAAGGGCGGTGTCGACTTCGAACCGCTGATATCACCCGCCGGCACCCGCCGCGCGGTGAATCTCGTCGACACCTCGACGGGCCGCCGGATGTCTTTCTACGACGCCCGCGACACCGAGGACCTGCGGATGCCGCGCGACTTCTACCTCCAGCATCTGCGGCGGGCCGGTCATGTCCACCTGTCCATCGTGAACTTCGCCCGGCACCTTCTCGACGACATCGAGGAACTCCGTGTCCCCGTCTCGACCGACCTGCATGACTGGGACGGACTCGACGACTACCACCGGGAGTTCGCTCTCCGCTCCGACCTCGTCTTTCTCAGCGCGTCGGGTGCGGGCGAGCGCATCGCCTCCGTGATGCGGGAGATTCTGCGCGAGGGCCGAGCCGAGGCCGTGGTGGCGACGGCGGGGGCGGGCGGCTCGTACCTGCTGACGCGCGACGGCATCCGCACCCCACGGCCGATCCCCGCGACCGTGCCGCCGGGCCCGGTCCTGGACTCCAACGGCGCCGGGGACGCGTATGTCAGCGGATTCCTGTACGGACGGCTGTCCGGCCGGGACCTTGAGGAGTGCGCCCGCCTGGGCGCGCGGGCGGGCGCCCACGCCTGCACGACCGAGGGCAACACGGACCTGATCGGCCCCGGCGACCTTCTCGCACTCCACGCCTGA
- a CDS encoding TetR/AcrR family transcriptional regulator, which yields MARVRLSVEERREEMLRAAVEQIEARGVTAVRIADVASALGVSNALVLYHFSTKEKLVAAAFMYAAEGDLAQLRKLLGRRTSAVRKLRGAVRWYAPTGQAKGWKLWIEGWAASLREPVLREVARDLDQQWKAALTEVIAEGAEAGEFQCEDPAAAAWRLTALLDGLAVQMISYAGSLSRSTMLEWADGALARELGIDRAELTAAGR from the coding sequence GTGGCAAGAGTCCGGTTGAGCGTGGAGGAACGGCGCGAGGAGATGCTGCGCGCCGCAGTAGAACAGATCGAGGCGCGGGGCGTGACCGCCGTACGCATCGCGGATGTCGCCTCGGCTCTCGGCGTCAGCAACGCGCTGGTGCTCTACCACTTCTCGACCAAGGAAAAGCTCGTCGCGGCCGCTTTCATGTACGCCGCCGAAGGCGATCTCGCCCAGCTGCGCAAGCTGCTCGGCCGTCGCACCAGCGCCGTCCGCAAGCTGCGCGGCGCGGTCCGCTGGTACGCGCCGACCGGCCAGGCCAAGGGCTGGAAGCTGTGGATCGAGGGCTGGGCGGCCTCGTTGCGTGAGCCCGTGCTCCGCGAGGTGGCCCGCGACCTCGACCAGCAGTGGAAGGCGGCACTGACCGAGGTCATCGCGGAGGGTGCGGAGGCCGGTGAGTTCCAGTGCGAGGATCCCGCGGCGGCGGCCTGGCGGCTGACGGCCCTGCTGGACGGTCTCGCGGTCCAGATGATCTCGTATGCCGGATCCCTCTCCCGCTCCACCATGCTGGAGTGGGCCGACGGCGCACTCGCCCGCGAGCTGGGCATCGACCGCGCGGAGCTCACCGCTGCCGGGCGCTGA